A single genomic interval of Romboutsia ilealis harbors:
- a CDS encoding YlmC/YmxH family sporulation protein, whose translation MNLSEIAGKEIVNLVTGERLGVVGECDLILDEVSGEILALLIPKERGFFGIKKDKSTLEVPWRSIRKIGNDMIIIEYDGVY comes from the coding sequence ATGAATTTATCTGAAATAGCAGGAAAGGAAATAGTTAATCTAGTAACAGGTGAAAGATTAGGTGTAGTTGGAGAATGTGACCTTATATTAGATGAAGTGAGTGGTGAGATATTAGCACTTTTAATACCTAAAGAAAGAGGATTTTTCGGGATAAAAAAAGACAAGTCAACTCTTGAAGTACCATGGAGAAGTATTAGAAAAATAGGAAATGATATGATAATAATAGAATATGATGGTGTTTATTAA
- a CDS encoding polysaccharide deacetylase family protein: MIMMVLNKSKLKKIIMLVLVVVALLSSAIFFMKNKDTKPTFEFMDQANIPYTQGTKQNSGYVALTCNVDLGWETEYVQGILDVLKKEDVKITFNVTGRWAEKNQEMLLKLKSEGHEIGNHGHRHLDYAKLSYEENLEQIKTSKKIIEDIINEETKFFQAPAGSFGEGTMKAANELGYTSIKWDVDTIDWNNRKEPDVIIERVKKKDIKDGSIVLMHPTYATTQCLDDIIQIIRDKGLKPGMLSDIF, translated from the coding sequence ATGATAATGATGGTACTTAACAAAAGTAAATTGAAAAAAATCATTATGTTGGTATTAGTAGTAGTTGCATTATTATCAAGTGCAATATTTTTTATGAAAAATAAGGATACTAAACCTACATTTGAATTTATGGATCAAGCAAATATTCCGTATACTCAAGGTACAAAACAAAATAGTGGCTACGTTGCATTAACTTGCAACGTAGACCTAGGTTGGGAGACTGAATATGTACAAGGAATACTTGATGTATTAAAAAAGGAAGATGTAAAAATTACCTTTAATGTAACAGGAAGATGGGCAGAAAAGAATCAAGAAATGTTATTAAAACTTAAAAGTGAAGGTCATGAAATAGGAAATCATGGTCATAGACACTTAGATTACGCAAAGCTTTCATATGAAGAAAATTTAGAGCAGATAAAAACTTCTAAAAAAATAATAGAGGACATAATAAATGAAGAAACTAAATTTTTTCAAGCACCAGCAGGTTCATTTGGCGAGGGGACTATGAAGGCAGCAAATGAACTTGGATACACAAGTATAAAATGGGATGTTGATACAATAGATTGGAATAATAGAAAAGAGCCAGATGTTATAATAGAAAGAGTAAAGAAAAAGGATATAAAAGATGGTAGTATAGTACTAATGCATCCAACTTATGCAACTACTCAGTGTTTAGATGATATTATACAGATAATAAGAGATAAAGGTCTAAAACCTGGAATGCTTAGTGATATATTTTAA
- the mnmH gene encoding tRNA 2-selenouridine(34) synthase MnmH: protein MKIIKIEDALKLKNCIFIDVRTESEYKEDHILNAFNMPLFKDHEHCEVGTIYKMQGKNKAIQKGFDFVGYKLKDMYIQVTSLASEYDNIVIYCARGGMRSGSVCSLFDSLGMNIYKLEGGYKSYRNYVLEYLDNIMNVKNFIVIHGLTGVGKTDLLNILEEKNVDNIDLEGIAKNSGSTFGFITHDKKPPTQKEFESKIFEKIFFSNSDYIFIESESKRVGHVLIPNNIYDAIVRDGYHILLECSLENRVKRLCRDYVYDKDENNIEVLKDCINKFRKRLGHNKVDEYINLLEEGKYEELVEKYLVEYYDPLYMHSVDKYKYNEVINFDDVDSAVEEVIKFHQSAMEGAIKC from the coding sequence TTGAAGATAATAAAGATAGAAGATGCATTAAAATTAAAAAACTGTATATTTATAGATGTTAGAACTGAATCTGAATACAAAGAAGATCATATATTAAATGCATTTAATATGCCTTTATTTAAAGACCACGAACATTGTGAAGTCGGAACAATATATAAAATGCAGGGAAAGAATAAAGCTATTCAAAAAGGATTTGACTTTGTAGGATATAAGTTAAAAGATATGTATATACAAGTCACAAGTCTTGCAAGTGAATATGATAATATAGTAATATATTGTGCTAGAGGTGGAATGAGAAGTGGGTCTGTATGTAGCCTATTTGACTCTCTAGGGATGAACATATATAAACTCGAAGGTGGATATAAGTCATATAGAAACTATGTATTAGAATATTTAGATAACATAATGAATGTTAAAAACTTTATAGTGATTCATGGATTAACAGGTGTTGGGAAAACTGACTTATTAAATATACTAGAAGAAAAAAATGTGGACAATATAGATTTGGAAGGAATAGCTAAAAATAGTGGATCTACATTTGGTTTCATAACGCATGATAAGAAGCCACCAACGCAGAAAGAATTTGAATCAAAAATATTTGAAAAAATATTTTTCTCAAATAGTGATTATATATTTATAGAAAGTGAAAGTAAAAGAGTAGGTCATGTATTAATACCTAATAATATTTACGATGCTATAGTTAGAGATGGATATCATATACTTCTTGAATGTAGTTTAGAAAATAGAGTAAAAAGACTTTGTAGAGATTATGTATACGATAAAGACGAAAATAATATAGAAGTATTAAAGGATTGTATAAATAAATTTAGAAAAAGACTTGGACACAATAAAGTTGATGAATATATTAATTTATTAGAAGAAGGAAAATATGAAGAGCTAGTAGAAAAATACTTAGTAGAGTACTATGACCCATTATATATGCATTCAGTTGATAAATATAAATATAATGAGGTTATAAACTTTGATGATGTTGACAGCGCAGTAGAAGAAGTTATAAAATTTCATCAATCAGCAATGGAAGGAGCAATAAAATGTTAA
- the rimO gene encoding 30S ribosomal protein S12 methylthiotransferase RimO, producing MLKIALESLGCSKNLVDAEIMMGILNKKGYKLVGDFEEADIILVNTCGFIESAKQESIQTILELAQLKETANLKLLIVTGCLAQRYSDELKTEIPEIDAIVGTGSYQQIDEIIANLEKENHIVSLDDIDFAYNEDLPRYVSTPDYMAYLKIGEGCDNKCTYCIIPKLRGKYRSRKMEDIILEAKDLAAKGVKELVVIAQDTTKYGCDLYGKEMLPELLEELAQIEGIKWIRIMYSYPESITEELVKVIKKYDNICNYFDMPIQHASNKILKLMNRHTTKENILSTINMIRKHIPDATLRTTIIVGFPGETEEDFNELVEFVKVAKFDRLGAFSYSREEDTPADKLPNHLDQDVKDERRDALMLVQQGISEELNAAKVGNGYEVLIEEQIEDKVYIGRTQGDAEEIDSIVYVKSDKKLNIGDFVNVKITSALEYDLMGDVVNELA from the coding sequence ATGTTAAAAATCGCATTAGAATCATTAGGATGTTCTAAAAACTTAGTAGATGCAGAAATAATGATGGGAATACTTAATAAAAAAGGATATAAGTTAGTTGGAGATTTTGAAGAAGCAGATATAATATTAGTAAACACTTGTGGATTTATAGAATCTGCAAAACAAGAATCTATACAAACTATACTAGAATTAGCACAATTAAAAGAAACTGCTAATTTAAAATTACTTATAGTTACAGGATGTTTAGCACAAAGATATTCAGACGAATTAAAAACAGAAATACCAGAAATAGATGCAATAGTAGGTACTGGAAGTTATCAGCAAATAGATGAAATTATAGCTAACCTTGAAAAAGAAAATCATATAGTGAGCTTAGATGATATAGACTTTGCATATAATGAAGATTTGCCAAGATATGTATCAACTCCAGATTATATGGCTTACTTAAAAATAGGAGAAGGTTGTGATAACAAATGTACTTATTGTATAATACCTAAATTAAGAGGTAAATACAGAAGTAGAAAAATGGAAGATATAATATTAGAAGCTAAAGACTTAGCCGCTAAAGGTGTTAAAGAGTTAGTTGTTATAGCACAAGACACAACAAAATATGGATGCGATTTATATGGAAAGGAAATGCTTCCTGAATTACTAGAAGAACTTGCACAAATAGAAGGTATAAAATGGATAAGAATAATGTATTCATATCCAGAATCAATAACTGAAGAATTAGTTAAAGTTATAAAAAAATACGATAATATATGTAATTACTTTGATATGCCAATACAACATGCAAGTAATAAAATATTAAAGTTAATGAACAGACACACGACAAAAGAAAATATATTATCAACTATAAATATGATAAGAAAGCATATACCAGATGCTACATTAAGAACTACTATAATAGTAGGATTCCCAGGTGAAACAGAAGAGGATTTCAATGAATTAGTGGAATTTGTTAAAGTAGCTAAGTTTGATAGACTTGGAGCATTCTCTTATTCAAGAGAAGAAGATACGCCAGCTGATAAACTTCCAAACCATTTAGATCAAGATGTTAAAGATGAAAGAAGAGATGCTTTAATGTTAGTTCAACAAGGTATCTCAGAAGAATTAAATGCTGCTAAAGTAGGAAATGGATATGAAGTTTTAATAGAGGAGCAAATAGAAGACAAAGTATATATAGGAAGAACTCAAGGAGATGCAGAGGAAATAGACAGTATAGTATATGTTAAATCTGACAAAAAGTTAAACATAGGTGACTTCGTAAATGTAAAAATAACTAGTGCATTAGAATACGATTTAATGGGGGATGTAGTTAATGAACTTGCCTAA
- the recA gene encoding recombinase RecA — MNIEQEKLNALNQALGKIEKEFGKGSVMKLGEATSMSIDVISTGSIGLDIAVGIGGLPKGRIIEVYGPESSGKTTVALHTVAEAQKQGGIAAFIDAEHALDPVYAKALGVDIDNLIISQPDTGEQALEIAEALIRSGAIDIIVVDSVAALVPRAEIEGDMGDSHVGLQARLMSQALRKLTGSIKKSNCVAIFINQLREKVGVMFGNPETTTGGRALKFYSSVRLDVRKIDTIKQGDKVLGSRTRVKVVKNKVAPPFKQAEFDIMYGEGISKVGDLLDIASDIDIVKKSGAWYSYNETKLGQGRENVKKFLQDNPDLIKEIDEKVRHYYKLDETRENAQEEDDTLLNLE, encoded by the coding sequence ATGAATATAGAGCAAGAAAAACTAAATGCGCTTAATCAAGCATTAGGTAAAATAGAAAAAGAGTTTGGAAAAGGATCAGTAATGAAGCTTGGAGAAGCTACGTCGATGTCAATTGATGTTATATCAACAGGATCGATAGGTCTTGATATAGCAGTTGGTATAGGTGGACTTCCAAAAGGAAGAATAATAGAAGTATATGGTCCAGAATCTTCAGGTAAAACAACAGTTGCACTTCACACGGTAGCAGAGGCTCAAAAGCAAGGTGGAATAGCAGCATTTATAGATGCAGAACATGCACTTGATCCAGTATATGCAAAAGCATTAGGTGTAGATATAGATAACCTAATAATATCTCAACCAGATACAGGGGAACAAGCACTAGAAATAGCAGAAGCACTTATAAGAAGTGGGGCTATAGATATAATAGTAGTCGATTCGGTTGCGGCACTTGTTCCAAGAGCAGAAATTGAAGGAGATATGGGAGACTCGCACGTTGGTCTTCAGGCTAGACTTATGTCTCAAGCACTTAGAAAATTAACGGGATCTATAAAAAAATCTAACTGCGTTGCAATATTCATAAACCAATTAAGAGAAAAGGTTGGTGTAATGTTTGGTAATCCTGAGACAACAACTGGAGGACGTGCTCTAAAATTCTACTCATCAGTAAGACTAGATGTTAGAAAAATAGATACTATAAAGCAAGGGGATAAGGTATTAGGAAGTAGAACAAGAGTTAAGGTTGTTAAGAACAAAGTGGCTCCACCATTTAAACAAGCTGAATTTGATATAATGTATGGAGAGGGTATATCTAAAGTTGGTGATTTATTAGATATAGCATCAGATATAGATATAGTTAAAAAATCAGGAGCTTGGTATAGTTATAATGAGACTAAACTTGGACAAGGTAGAGAAAATGTTAAAAAGTTCCTACAAGATAACCCAGATTTAATAAAGGAAATAGACGAAAAAGTAAGACATTACTATAAATTAGACGAAACTAGAGAAAATGCTCAAGAAGAAGACGATACATTACTAAATTTAGAATAA
- the pgsA gene encoding CDP-diacylglycerol--glycerol-3-phosphate 3-phosphatidyltransferase, protein MNLPNKLTLFRIFLIPVFILVMLFNIPSKYLIACVIFIVASITDAMDGHIARKHNLITDFGKFMDPLADKLLVISALICMIEVGLVPGWMVIIIVARELTVSILRAIAAADGKVIAASGGGKLKTISQMISIPLLLLGKQFGSTILLYIGNVAILIATLLTLYSGWEYLYKNKNLFMESK, encoded by the coding sequence ATGAACTTGCCTAATAAACTAACTTTATTTAGGATATTTTTAATACCAGTATTTATACTTGTTATGTTATTTAACATACCGAGTAAATATTTAATAGCATGTGTAATATTTATAGTAGCATCTATAACAGATGCAATGGATGGGCATATAGCTAGAAAGCATAATTTAATTACTGATTTTGGAAAATTTATGGACCCGCTAGCAGATAAGCTATTGGTTATATCAGCGCTTATATGTATGATAGAAGTAGGACTAGTTCCGGGCTGGATGGTAATTATAATTGTTGCTAGAGAACTTACAGTAAGTATATTAAGAGCAATAGCTGCTGCTGATGGAAAAGTAATCGCAGCAAGTGGTGGAGGTAAATTAAAGACAATAAGCCAAATGATATCAATACCATTATTACTTTTAGGTAAGCAGTTTGGAAGTACTATATTACTATATATAGGAAATGTAGCTATACTAATAGCTACATTGCTTACTTTATATTCTGGATGGGAATATCTATACAAAAATAAAAACTTATTTATGGAAAGTAAATAA
- a CDS encoding ClpP family protease produces MRYYEDNINPNSYIEFSKNKRKDNLKSEKVDDENKDIQSEEIADIKQMGVPNMPQQAKKEIQCITIIGEIEGHYVGNPQKKSTKYEHIIPMLYSIEENEDIKGVLIILNTVGGDVEAGLAMSELINSISKKVVTLVLGGSHSIGVPLATAGDYSFIAPTATMVVHPIRTNGLVIGVNETFEYFKKMQERITQFIIRTSNIERGELEKIMHSKDDLVNDVGSVLIGKEAVECGLINEVGGLKDAMNKLKELIKEDTKK; encoded by the coding sequence ATGAGATATTATGAAGATAATATAAATCCTAATAGTTACATAGAGTTTTCAAAAAATAAAAGAAAAGATAATTTAAAAAGTGAAAAAGTAGACGATGAAAATAAAGATATCCAAAGTGAAGAAATAGCTGATATAAAGCAAATGGGTGTACCTAATATGCCTCAACAAGCTAAAAAAGAGATACAATGTATAACTATAATAGGTGAAATAGAGGGGCATTATGTAGGTAATCCACAAAAAAAATCGACTAAATATGAACATATAATACCTATGTTATATTCAATAGAAGAAAATGAAGATATAAAAGGAGTTCTTATAATACTTAATACTGTAGGTGGAGATGTTGAAGCTGGTCTTGCTATGTCAGAACTTATAAATAGTATATCAAAAAAAGTTGTAACTTTAGTTTTAGGTGGAAGTCATAGCATTGGTGTACCGCTTGCTACTGCGGGAGATTATTCATTTATAGCTCCGACTGCAACGATGGTAGTTCATCCGATAAGAACTAATGGACTAGTCATAGGTGTTAATGAAACTTTTGAGTATTTTAAAAAGATGCAAGAAAGAATAACTCAATTTATCATAAGAACATCTAATATAGAAAGAGGAGAACTTGAAAAAATAATGCACTCAAAAGATGATTTAGTAAATGATGTAGGAAGCGTTCTAATAGGTAAAGAAGCTGTAGAATGTGGTCTTATAAATGAAGTTGGGGGATTAAAAGATGCTATGAATAAGTTAAAAGAACTTATAAAAGAAGATACTAAGAAATAA
- a CDS encoding FtsK/SpoIIIE family DNA translocase has product MAKKKNTKGKKKNNNLEFNAEYHNLITIFIGIFLLYSLNSNSMGFVGSVMQTIFKGLFGGLSIFMPFIIVATGILGFFDGNEYIYRMKNTKIYYLTIAFIFVFYGLLNAKSLTIESPLSSEMFKSVIQMGVDGSGSGLIATTITYYIKQAFGITGGWLISIFALIAGIMFVFKISIKDLVSNIKAKSNGIKNSDLTMKERMANMKQSVIDMVTDEVDEETMVKKQGLLKKDKKKEEVIEEDYDEIEDKTIKIVGFNKAEDDYLEILEGTQSMSSELDVLKELQNTNKQNINNDVYEDVREQPIKTSKTFDSEKTQTISIKEEANYDNYKIPSVNLLNKIDKKADDNSKKKVLKNASLLEKTLADFGVEAKVNQVTVGPTITRYEIQPSPGVKVSKIVNLTDDIALSLAARSIRMEAPIPGKSAIGIEVPNETPLMVGLREVFESEEFKKFDSPLAMALGKDISGKPVIGDIGKMPHLLIAGSTGSGKSVCVNTLISSILYKARPDEVKLLLIDPKVVELANYNGIPHLLIPVVTDPKKAANALNWAVVEMNKRYKMFAENGVKDITSYNEKCEEKLPKIVIIIDELADLMMASANDVEDYICRLAQMARAAGMHLIVATQRPSVDVITGVIKANIPSRIAFAVSSQTDSRTILDMGGAEKLLGKGDMLFYPLGASKPVRLQGAFISENESQNVIDFVKSQVKEEVKYEENIMDTISKVNMEKSSDEDELLSEAIEFVVESGQGSASMLQRKFKIGFNRAARLIDSMEERGIVGPNEGSKPRKVLMSKQDLQNLEGE; this is encoded by the coding sequence GTGGCCAAGAAGAAAAATACTAAAGGTAAGAAGAAAAATAATAATTTAGAATTTAATGCTGAATATCATAATTTAATTACTATATTTATCGGTATATTTTTGTTGTATAGTTTAAATTCAAACTCTATGGGATTTGTAGGGAGTGTGATGCAGACGATTTTTAAAGGATTGTTTGGAGGATTGTCTATTTTTATGCCATTTATAATAGTTGCTACGGGGATACTTGGTTTCTTTGATGGAAACGAATATATATATAGAATGAAAAATACTAAAATATATTATTTAACAATAGCATTTATATTTGTATTCTATGGTTTATTAAATGCTAAATCTCTTACGATTGAAAGTCCGTTAAGCAGTGAAATGTTTAAATCAGTGATTCAAATGGGTGTCGATGGTAGTGGAAGTGGTTTAATTGCAACAACTATAACTTACTATATAAAGCAGGCGTTTGGTATAACTGGAGGATGGCTAATAAGTATATTTGCACTTATAGCAGGTATTATGTTTGTATTTAAGATATCTATAAAAGACTTAGTATCAAATATAAAAGCTAAATCAAATGGAATAAAAAATAGTGATTTAACTATGAAAGAAAGAATGGCCAATATGAAGCAATCTGTAATAGATATGGTTACAGATGAAGTAGATGAAGAAACTATGGTCAAAAAACAAGGTTTATTAAAAAAAGATAAGAAAAAAGAAGAAGTTATAGAAGAGGATTATGATGAAATAGAAGACAAGACTATAAAAATTGTAGGCTTTAATAAAGCAGAAGATGACTATTTAGAAATATTAGAAGGTACTCAAAGTATGTCATCAGAACTTGATGTATTAAAAGAACTTCAAAATACAAACAAACAAAACATAAATAATGATGTATATGAAGATGTTAGAGAACAACCAATAAAGACATCTAAAACTTTTGACAGTGAAAAAACTCAAACAATAAGTATAAAAGAAGAAGCTAATTACGATAATTATAAAATACCAAGTGTTAATTTATTAAATAAGATAGATAAAAAGGCTGATGATAATAGTAAAAAGAAAGTGTTAAAAAATGCTTCTTTACTAGAAAAAACACTAGCAGACTTTGGGGTTGAAGCTAAAGTAAATCAAGTTACAGTAGGACCTACTATAACAAGATATGAAATACAACCAAGTCCAGGGGTTAAGGTAAGCAAAATAGTAAATTTAACAGATGATATAGCACTAAGTTTAGCTGCTAGAAGTATAAGAATGGAGGCTCCAATACCAGGTAAAAGTGCTATAGGTATAGAGGTTCCAAATGAAACTCCTTTAATGGTTGGACTTAGAGAAGTATTTGAAAGTGAAGAATTTAAAAAGTTTGATTCTCCGCTTGCTATGGCTCTTGGAAAAGACATAAGCGGAAAACCAGTTATAGGCGATATAGGTAAAATGCCACATTTACTTATAGCAGGGTCAACAGGTTCTGGTAAGAGTGTTTGCGTAAATACACTGATAAGTAGTATACTATACAAGGCAAGACCTGATGAAGTCAAGTTGCTTTTAATAGACCCTAAGGTTGTTGAACTTGCAAATTATAATGGAATACCTCATTTACTAATACCAGTTGTAACAGATCCTAAAAAAGCTGCTAATGCACTTAATTGGGCAGTTGTAGAAATGAATAAGAGATATAAGATGTTCGCTGAAAATGGAGTAAAGGACATTACAAGTTATAATGAAAAATGCGAAGAAAAACTTCCAAAAATTGTTATAATAATAGATGAGCTTGCTGACCTTATGATGGCAAGTGCTAATGATGTAGAAGATTATATATGTAGACTGGCACAAATGGCAAGAGCTGCAGGTATGCATTTAATAGTAGCGACTCAAAGACCGTCAGTAGATGTTATAACAGGTGTTATAAAAGCTAACATACCTTCAAGAATTGCATTTGCTGTTTCATCACAAACAGACTCTAGAACAATACTTGATATGGGTGGAGCTGAAAAGCTACTTGGAAAAGGTGATATGTTATTCTATCCACTAGGTGCATCAAAGCCAGTTAGACTTCAAGGTGCATTTATATCAGAAAATGAATCACAAAATGTTATAGACTTTGTCAAGTCACAAGTTAAAGAAGAAGTAAAATATGAAGAAAATATAATGGATACAATATCTAAGGTTAATATGGAAAAGTCAAGTGATGAAGATGAACTTTTAAGTGAAGCTATTGAATTTGTTGTAGAAAGTGGTCAAGGTTCTGCATCTATGCTTCAAAGAAAGTTTAAAATCGGATTTAATAGGGCTGCAAGACTTATAGATTCTATGGAAGAAAGAGGCATAGTAGGGCCTAATGAAGGAAGTAAACCAAGAAAAGTATTAATGAGCAAACAAGATTTACAAAATTTAGAAGGTGAATAA
- a CDS encoding M16 family metallopeptidase → MYKKHVLENGLTIIGEEIPYVKSISLGIWINAGSRIEDEEISGISHFIEHMLFKGTKNRTSKQIASEIDNLGGQINAFTSKECTCYYVKLLDSHIDIGIDILSDMILNSKFNEDDLDKERSVIIEELKMYEDSPEDLAYDLLTENIYKNDTLGMNIIGTEESLKKLNREKLLDYFNKYYVPNNSVIAISGNFNFNEIINKIEEKFKGWKKKSVNIDIKKAEFKSCFLTKNKDIEQVNLAMSLEAVPLENDEEVYALAVINTVFGGSISSRLFQKIREEKGLVYSIYSSQSLYRKCGELGIFASMSNEHLEEVYESIIEEIKIMKKDYLTEQEIKESKEQLKGSYILGLESTSSRMMSIGRSLLLNNKVESTDDILKSIDNVDRETVKKVIDKIFNLNKLGVCIVGRDLEENKL, encoded by the coding sequence ATGTATAAAAAACATGTATTAGAAAATGGACTAACTATAATAGGTGAAGAAATACCATATGTAAAGTCTATATCTTTAGGAATATGGATAAATGCAGGCTCTAGAATAGAAGATGAGGAGATAAGTGGAATATCACATTTTATAGAGCATATGTTATTTAAAGGAACAAAAAATAGAACATCTAAGCAAATAGCTAGTGAAATAGATAACTTAGGTGGTCAAATAAATGCTTTTACGAGCAAGGAGTGTACATGTTACTATGTAAAATTACTAGATTCTCATATAGATATAGGAATAGATATACTTAGTGATATGATATTAAATTCGAAGTTTAATGAAGATGATTTAGATAAAGAAAGATCAGTAATAATTGAAGAGCTAAAGATGTATGAAGATTCGCCAGAAGATTTAGCTTATGACTTATTAACTGAAAATATATACAAGAACGATACATTAGGGATGAATATAATTGGAACAGAAGAATCGCTGAAAAAATTAAATAGAGAAAAATTATTAGATTATTTCAATAAATATTATGTTCCTAATAATTCAGTGATAGCTATATCAGGAAACTTTAATTTTAATGAAATAATAAATAAGATAGAAGAGAAGTTTAAAGGTTGGAAAAAGAAATCTGTTAATATAGATATTAAAAAAGCAGAATTTAAAAGTTGTTTTTTAACTAAAAATAAAGATATAGAACAGGTTAATTTAGCTATGAGTTTAGAAGCAGTTCCGCTTGAAAATGATGAAGAAGTATATGCTTTGGCTGTTATAAATACAGTATTTGGAGGAAGTATAAGTTCTAGGTTATTTCAAAAAATAAGGGAAGAAAAAGGATTAGTGTATTCTATATATTCTTCTCAAAGCTTATATAGAAAATGTGGAGAATTGGGTATATTTGCTAGTATGAGTAATGAACATTTAGAAGAAGTATACGAGTCAATTATAGAAGAAATAAAGATTATGAAGAAAGACTATTTAACAGAACAGGAGATAAAAGAAAGTAAAGAGCAATTAAAAGGAAGTTATATATTAGGTCTTGAAAGTACAAGTAGCAGAATGATGTCTATTGGAAGGTCATTACTTTTAAATAATAAAGTAGAGTCGACAGATGATATATTAAAATCAATAGATAATGTAGATAGAGAAACTGTAAAAAAGGTTATAGATAAAATTTTTAACTTAAATAAATTGGGTGTATGTATAGTAGGAAGAGATCTAGAAGAAAATAAATTATAA